The Dioscorea cayenensis subsp. rotundata cultivar TDr96_F1 chromosome 7, TDr96_F1_v2_PseudoChromosome.rev07_lg8_w22 25.fasta, whole genome shotgun sequence genome includes a region encoding these proteins:
- the LOC120264819 gene encoding putative disease resistance protein RGA4 isoform X2, which translates to MAGLFSNALEMIKELSMPHAVKYLEPIWSGVDEQLQKLQESLLLIQPLVEDAEARQLTDKAVRCWLVWLKDAVYDAEDILDEAKTHELVIQRKAQLSGRPRISKVREFFSRDHNPFLFKLQLGRKLRNINERINDLIEKMDKFKLRVVENNSKPLGNRPQTYSYVHESRVILDRDEDKEKLVQMLISDYFGEKVTVVSIVGMGGLGKTTLAQLVYADERVKNHFEQCMWVCVSDDFDVPKLAGKIIHTASGKICDHTNMEVLQKDLRDVLGQKKNLLVLDDVWNEDFQKWDDLRNMLLDGGEGSRILVTTRNEKCSRVMGAQKPYILSGLSEKSSWDLFQQKAFVDDAEKAPGLVEIGKKIVMKCQGLPLAIQVMGSIMRCKSDESEWQAVLENETWKSQHTENKIMPELWLSYVDLSSHLKRCFAFCAIFPKGFLFLEQDLIQFWMAHGLIPSGKGTDMEVEGRETYTELIKRSLLTNDYLVPEWEYERVCKMHDLIHDVAHYVMENECFTSLKSCAAPKIPIKPRHWNLHTDENCEIGDCSTIHTLLYYSYYCKRDLSVLSKLKLVRVLDLSFTSTKELPASIEHLHHLRYLDLSYTHIRKLPESICMLVNLQTLKLYRCHKLSELLPKSITYMNSLRHLLFEGNRRPELEALNACLSQLQNLKTLPRYTVEDDAENNIGQIKSLNPFGEFDLYNLQKVKNADDARKANLGNKQLIHTLKLSWGKFGWGDDDECFLMENAEEVLEALKPPSGLKELTVSYYPGKQFPMWMGEKQQFQYLHRIELFKCKACEQLPSLEILPCLKFLKISRMHGIKHIISNRGSAQHSFPALKFLELKYMENLEAWWCVEEDREANLSLFPCLTSMDIERCPKLTTLPLGILPCLENLKMYEMDGIKHIVNNRRDDAQQSFPQLKKLSLKSMRNLEGWCVEEDREANPSLFPCLLSMKIIECPKLTTTMPPIPTLQELNMKNSFCETQISLKHLESLGRLTISSCTKELVLLLEDEEETRAMKSSLEYLSIGNCSQLSLTLVLQNLTSLRDLHVNSIENLVSWPDEMQGWKSLNYLTISSCKNLTGASSQGVCGPPLLELLHVSDCDALRKLPMCPKSLQTLSINNCPVMESLWPEMGHLTSLSTLEVGNCPKLVSLSHGMQALSSLQDLSITSCPALKSFPRGLRQLLPTLEELTIKECPELERLCKPGGDYYNLLSTISKKQIGEESGVESIQVRHEISTSAKQALKCITTNRFLLSAILICAIAACFINFLFNQLDSQDRFTFAINVYIKYCGVHLMWFPFV; encoded by the exons ATGGCCGGACTTTTCTCAAATGCTTTGGAGATGATCAAGGAGTTATCCATGCCTCATGCCGTTAAATATCTTGAACCCATATGGAGTGGAGTTGATGAACAGcttcaaaagctccaagaatccTTACTTCTTATCCAACCGCTTGTTGAAGATGCAGAGGCGAGGCAGTTGACGGACAAGGCTGTCAGATGCTGGCTTGTGTGGCTCAAAGACGCAGTCTATGATGCTGAAGACATTCTTGACGAGGCCAAGACGCATGAACTAGTCATCCAGCGCAAGGCACAGCTTTCTGGTCGCCCAAGAATTAGCAAGGTGCGTGAATTCTTTTCTCGTGATCATAACCCATTCTTGTTTAAACTTCAGTTGGGGAGGAAGCTCAGAAACATCAATGAGAGAATAAATGACCTCATTGAAAAGATGGACAAGTTCAAACTCAGGGTTGTTGAAAACAACAGCAAACCTTTGGGGAACAGGCCTCAAACCTACTCATATGTGCATGAATCACGAGTTATTCTTGATAGAGATGAAGataaagagaagttagtgcagaTGCTGATCAGTGATTATTTTGGTGAGAAAGTGACTGTGGTTTCTATAGTCGGCATGGGTGGTCTGGGTAAGACCACACTTGCTCAGTTGGTCTATGCAGATGAAAGGGTCAAGAATCATTTTGAACAATGCATGTGGGTATGTGTTTCTGATGATTTTGATGTGCCGAAGCTTGCTGGAAAGATCATACATACAGCTTCTGGGAAAATTTGTGATCATACAAACATGGAGGTGCTGCAGAAGGATTTGCGAGATGTCTTGGGGCAGAAGAAAAATTTACTGGTATTAGATGATGTATGGAATGAAGATTTCCAAAAGTGGGATGATCTTAGAAACATGTTGCTCGATGGAGGAGAAGGAAGCAGAATTCTTGTGACCACACGCAATGAAAAATGCTCTCGAGTGATGGGTGCTCAGAAACCTTACATTCTCAGTGGTTTATCAGAAAAAAGCTCTTGGGATTTATTTCAACAGAAAGCATTTGTTGATGATGCAGAAAAAGCACCAGGATTAGTAGAGATTGGTAAAAAGATTGTTATGAAATGTCAAGGACTACCACTTGCTATACAAGTAATGGGGAGTATCATGCGCTGTAAGAGCGATGAAAGTGAATGGCAAGCTGTGTTGGAAAATGAAACATGGAAGTCACAACATAcggaaaataaaatcatgccGGAACTGTGGCTAAGCTATGTTGACTTGTCTTCTCACTTAAAGAGATGTTTTGCCTTTTGCGCTATTTTCCCAaagggttttctttttttggaacaGGACTTGATTCAATTTTGGATGGCTCATGGGCTTATTCCGTCTGGAAAAGGAACTGATATGGAAGTTGAAGGGCGAGAGACTTACACTGAGTTAATAAAGAGATCTCTTTTAACTAACGATTATCTTGTTCCTGAATGGGAATATGAAAGAGTGTGTAAGATGCATGATCTCATTCATGATGTGGCACACTATGTTATGGAGAATGAATGCTTCACATCGTTGAAGAGCTGTGCAGCCCCCAAAATTCCAATAAAGCCACGTCATTGGAATTTACATACTGATGAAAATTGTGAAATAGGGGATTGCTCCACCATCCATACTCTGCTATATTATAGTTATTATTGTAAAAGAGACTTAAGTGTGTTGTCAAAGCTGAAGTTGGTAAGGGTGCTTGACCTGAGTTTCACAAGCACTAAGGAGTTGCCTGCATCAATAGAGCATTTGCACCATCTAAGATACCTTGATCTTTCTTATACTCATATAAGGAAACTACCGGAATCCATTTGTATGTTGGTTAATCTGCAGACATTGAAACTCTATCGTTGTCATAAACTTTCTGAGCTTCTTCCTAAGAgcataacatacatgaacagtCTTAGACATCTTCTTTTTGAAGGTAATCGTCGTCCAGAGTTGGAGGCATTAAATGCTTGTTTGAGTCAATTACAAAACTTGAAAACACTACCACGATATACCGTGGAAGATGATGCAGAGAACAATATAGGACAAATAAAGTCCTTGAATCCCTTTGGTGAATTTGATTTGTATAACCTCCAGAAGGTGAAGAATGCTGATGATGCTAGAAAAGCTAATTTGGGCAACAAACAACTTATTCACACATTAAaattaagttggggaaaatttGGTTGgggagatgatgatgaatgttTTTTGATGGAAAATGCAGAGGAGGTGTTGGAAGCCTTGAAACCTCCCAGTGGATTGAAAGAACTTACAGTGAGTTATTATCCAGGCAAACAATTTCCAATGTGGATGGGAGAAAAGCAACAATTCCAATATCTACATCGCATTGAACTATTCAAATGCAAAGCATGTGAGCAACTCCCTTCACTTGAGATATTACCCTGTCTTAAGTTTCTCAAAATCAGTCGTATGCATGGCATCAAACACATCATTAGCAACAGAGGCAGTGCACAGCATTCATTTCCTGCATTGAAGTTTCTAGAGTTAAAATATATGGAAAACCTAGAGGCGTGGTGGTGTGTGGAGGAGGATAGAGAAGCAAATCTGTCCTTATTTCCATGCCTCACTTCAATGGATATTGAAAGATGCCCCAAATTGACAACCCTGCCACTCGGGATTTTACCCTGTCTTGAGAATCTCAAAATGTATGAAATGGATGGCATCAAACACATTGTCAACAATAGAAGAGACGATGCGCAGCAATCATTCCCTCAATTGAAGAAGCTGTCCTTAAAATCAATGAGGAACCTAGAGGGGTGGTGTGTGGAGGAGGATAGAGAAGCAAATCCATCCTTGTTTCCATGCCTCCTTTCGATGAAGATTATAGAATGCCCCAAGTTGACAACAACCATGCCACCCATTCCAACTCTCCAAGAGTTAAATATGAAGAATTCATTCTGTGAGACACAAATCTCTCTCAAGCATTTGGAGTCTCTTGGGAGGTTGACTATAAGTTCTTGTACTAAGGAGTTGGTTTTGTTgctggaagatgaagaggagacAAGAGCCATGAAGTCATCGCTTGAGTATTTATCCATTGGCAACTGCAGTCAGCTTTCGTTGACATTGGTTTTGCAGAACCTTACATCTCTAAGAGACCTACATGTGAATTCAATTGAAAATCTGGTGTCCTGGCCAGACGAGATGCAAGGTTGGAAGTCCCTCAATTATCTAACAATTAGTTCTTGTAAGAATTTGACAGGTGCATCATCACAAGGCGTCTGTGGTCCACCGTTGCTAGAGCTTCTTCATGTTTCTGACTGTGATGCCCTGAGAAAATTGCCCATGTGTCCCAAATCACTCCAAACCTTGAGTATTAACAATTGTCCAGTAATGGAGTCTTTGTGGCCAGAAATGGGACATCTTACTTCACTATCCACATTAGAAGTGGGTAATTGTCCCAAGCTCGTGTCTCTATCTCACGGGATGCAAGCCCTCTCTTCCCTTCAGGATCTATCTATTACATCTTGTCCAGCACTGAAGTCATTCCCAAGAGGCCTCCGACAACTACTTCCTACTTTAGAAGAACTAACAATCAAAGAATGCCCGGAGCTAGAGAGGTTATGCAAGCCTGGAGGAGACTATTACAACCTTCTCTCTACCATTTCAAAGAAGCAAATAGGAGAAGAGTCAGGAGTAGAGTCAATTCAAGTTCGTCATGAGATTAGTACTAGTGCCAAACAAGCTTTGAAGTGCATCACCACAAATCGCTTCCTTTTATCAGCGATTTTGATTTGTGCTATTGCCGCCTGTTTCATAAATTTCCTTTTCAACCAACTTGATAGCCAG GATAGATTCACCTTTGCCATAAATGTGTACATAAAATATTGTGGTGTACACCTGATGTGGTTCCCGTTCGTATAA